A region of Catenibacterium mitsuokai DNA encodes the following proteins:
- a CDS encoding type II toxin-antitoxin system Phd/YefM family antitoxin, translating into MKIIPMRDLKNTVEVEHRCAEENGPVFVTKNGYGRLVVMDIDYYEKTMRKMDEATTILDGLKDVKSGNTVEGETAISKIRSKYGI; encoded by the coding sequence ATGAAGATTATTCCAATGCGTGATTTGAAAAATACAGTTGAAGTAGAACATCGCTGTGCAGAAGAAAACGGTCCTGTATTCGTAACCAAGAATGGATACGGCAGATTGGTTGTTATGGATATCGATTACTATGAAAAAACTATGAGAAAGATGGATGAAGCAACAACAATCCTGGATGGTTTGAAAGATGTGAAATCTGGAAACACAGTAGAGGGAGAAACTGCAATATCTAAAATAAGGAGCAAGTATGGCATCTAA
- a CDS encoding ATP-binding protein, whose protein sequence is MYRLAIKKLFRWKEKPNRKPLIIEGARQVGKTWLMKEFGEKAYNQTIYINFDSNTTMSDLFSYDLDTNRLITGIELYSGQKIDPDNTLLIFDEIQEVPQALSSLKYFYENAPEYHIICAGSLLGIALHQGTSFPVGKVDFMNLYPLNFKEFLMAAGKERFVELLDQQNYQMIKSFKQTYIDALKQYYYVGGMPEAVQFFANYNDYNEVRNIQRKILFAYEQDFSKHAPNEIVPKIRMLWNSIPSQLAKENKKFIYGLVRTGARAKEYETAIMWLSDCGLIHKISRVNQAGIPLKAYEDLKAFKIYLLDVGLLGCMTGLKQKTLIEGNNLFVEFKGALTEQYVCQQLKTIEDLNIYYYTNERGNCEIDFVVDRDNQIIPIEVKAEENLRAKSLKTYSEKFSPDICVRTSMSDYRKEDWLINLPLYAIEEIKEL, encoded by the coding sequence ATGTATCGTTTAGCTATAAAAAAATTATTTAGATGGAAAGAAAAGCCAAATCGTAAACCTTTGATTATTGAAGGTGCTAGACAGGTTGGAAAAACGTGGCTGATGAAAGAATTTGGAGAGAAAGCATATAATCAGACTATCTATATTAATTTTGATTCAAATACAACAATGTCTGACTTATTCTCTTATGATTTAGATACAAATCGTTTAATAACTGGGATTGAATTGTATAGTGGTCAGAAAATTGATCCAGATAACACGCTTCTTATATTTGATGAAATTCAAGAAGTTCCGCAAGCATTATCTTCGTTAAAATACTTTTATGAAAATGCACCTGAATATCATATTATATGTGCAGGTTCGCTTTTAGGTATCGCGCTTCATCAAGGTACATCATTCCCGGTAGGGAAAGTGGATTTTATGAATCTTTATCCTCTTAATTTTAAAGAGTTTTTAATGGCTGCAGGTAAAGAACGATTTGTAGAACTACTTGATCAACAGAATTATCAAATGATCAAAAGTTTTAAGCAGACATATATTGATGCGTTGAAACAGTATTATTATGTGGGTGGGATGCCAGAAGCTGTCCAATTTTTTGCAAATTATAATGATTATAATGAAGTGCGTAATATTCAGAGAAAAATTCTATTCGCTTATGAACAGGATTTTTCTAAACATGCACCTAATGAAATTGTTCCTAAAATAAGGATGCTTTGGAATAGTATTCCATCACAGCTAGCTAAGGAAAATAAAAAATTTATATATGGTCTTGTTCGTACTGGTGCGCGTGCTAAAGAATATGAAACAGCTATTATGTGGCTATCTGATTGTGGATTAATACATAAAATTAGTCGTGTAAATCAAGCGGGTATACCTTTAAAGGCGTATGAAGATTTAAAGGCTTTTAAAATTTATTTATTAGATGTAGGGCTTTTAGGGTGCATGACTGGTTTGAAACAAAAGACGCTTATTGAAGGTAATAATTTATTTGTGGAATTTAAAGGTGCACTGACTGAACAATATGTATGCCAACAACTCAAGACAATAGAAGATTTGAATATATATTATTATACAAACGAAAGAGGAAACTGTGAAATAGACTTTGTGGTAGATAGAGACAATCAGATTATTCCAATAGAAGTCAAAGCAGAAGAAAATTTAAGGGCGAAGAGTCTTAAAACATATAGTGAAAAGTTTTCTCCAGATATTTGTGTTCGTACTTCTATGTCTGATTATAGAAAAGAAGATTGGCTTATTAATCTTCCTCTCTATGCAATAGAAGAAATAAAGGAACTATGA
- a CDS encoding TetR/AcrR family transcriptional regulator has product MNKSESKYFATAARMDDAFLTILAKKDFKYITVKEICEVAGVNRSTFYLHYETMSDLLSESISRMNEQFHACMEKDSDVFSAKLRNCPRDELYLITPDYLTPYLSYIKNNKRLFLTATENAAVLGMDKSYDRMFRHVFSPILDRYGVLQQDRPYIMAFYIRGLMAIISEWLKNDCTDSITYVAGVIQQCVKMPQSETTNAV; this is encoded by the coding sequence TTGAATAAATCAGAAAGCAAATATTTTGCTACTGCAGCTAGAATGGACGATGCCTTTCTGACTATTCTGGCAAAAAAGGATTTTAAGTATATTACAGTCAAAGAAATCTGTGAAGTAGCTGGGGTCAATCGTTCTACCTTCTATCTGCACTATGAAACGATGTCAGACTTGCTCTCGGAGAGTATCAGTCGTATGAACGAGCAATTTCATGCTTGCATGGAGAAAGATTCAGACGTCTTTTCTGCAAAGTTGCGGAATTGTCCGAGGGATGAATTATACCTAATTACGCCGGATTATTTAACACCTTACCTCAGCTACATTAAGAACAACAAGAGACTGTTCCTCACAGCAACAGAAAATGCGGCGGTGCTGGGGATGGATAAAAGCTATGATAGGATGTTCCGTCATGTGTTTTCGCCGATTCTCGACCGCTACGGTGTACTACAACAAGATCGACCTTATATCATGGCCTTTTATATTCGGGGACTGATGGCAATTATCTCAGAATGGCTCAAGAACGACTGCACCGATTCCATTACGTATGTTGCAGGTGTGATTCAGCAGTGTGTAAAAATGCCACAAAGCGAAACAACGAACGCGGTTTGA
- a CDS encoding type II toxin-antitoxin system RelB/DinJ family antitoxin — MATTNLNIRTDKAIKDQAEEIFNELGLNMTTAVNMFLRAAICEHGIPFGLKLEVPNDTTAAAIEEGRKMMKDSSAPCYSSMDALKEVLDV, encoded by the coding sequence ATGGCAACAACTAATTTAAATATTCGTACAGACAAGGCAATCAAGGACCAGGCGGAGGAAATCTTCAATGAACTTGGTCTGAATATGACAACCGCTGTAAATATGTTCCTGAGAGCCGCTATCTGTGAGCATGGTATTCCTTTTGGATTAAAATTGGAAGTACCGAATGATACGACAGCTGCTGCCATTGAGGAAGGCAGAAAAATGATGAAGGATTCTTCTGCTCCGTGTTATTCTAGTATGGATGCGCTTAAGGAAGTTCTTGACGTATGA
- a CDS encoding transposase, which produces MSNGPVEGINSRIDKILSNTCGYQNFARMRNRLMYSLNKSSNPSSHTINETSKRERKRRYYKNKNR; this is translated from the coding sequence ATATCTAATGGACCAGTAGAAGGAATCAACTCTAGAATAGATAAGATACTTTCAAATACATGTGGATATCAGAACTTTGCAAGAATGAGAAATAGACTAATGTATTCTCTTAATAAATCCTCTAATCCTTCATCTCACACTATTAACGAAACAAGTAAAAGAGAAAGAAAGAGAAGATATTATAAAAATAAGAATAGATGA
- a CDS encoding ABC transporter ATP-binding protein, translated as MDKNSQTPILEVKNLKQYFYPTRKFTVKAVDGISFKIMPGETYGLVGESGSGKSTTGRAIIRLYDPTDGQIIFEGEDITGKMSKKALKTLRTKMAMIFQDPMACLNPRKKVIDIIAQGLDIHHDYKDEKEREEKVYKILEMVGLSKEHANRFPHQFSGGQRQRIGIARALIMNPDLIIADEAISALDVSIQAQVVNLMKKMQKETGAAYLFIAHDLSMVKYISDRIGVLHLGHLVETGTADEIFSNPLHPYTRSLLSAIPHSNPRVEKVRKSFSYDYETSGLDYNAGTQHQITETHFVLGTDEDVEQFKKDAANFKL; from the coding sequence ATGGACAAGAATAGTCAGACTCCAATTCTTGAAGTCAAGAATTTAAAACAGTATTTCTATCCAACTAGAAAGTTTACTGTAAAAGCCGTTGATGGTATTTCATTCAAAATCATGCCAGGTGAAACATATGGCTTAGTAGGTGAATCTGGTTCAGGTAAATCTACTACTGGTCGTGCCATTATTAGATTATATGATCCAACTGATGGTCAGATCATCTTCGAAGGTGAAGATATCACTGGTAAGATGTCTAAGAAAGCTCTTAAGACATTACGTACTAAGATGGCTATGATTTTCCAGGATCCAATGGCTTGTTTAAACCCTCGTAAGAAGGTTATTGATATTATTGCTCAGGGTCTTGATATTCATCATGATTATAAAGATGAAAAAGAAAGAGAAGAAAAGGTTTATAAGATTCTTGAAATGGTAGGTTTATCAAAAGAACATGCGAACCGTTTCCCACACCAGTTCTCTGGTGGTCAGAGACAGCGTATTGGTATCGCAAGAGCCTTAATTATGAACCCTGATCTAATCATTGCCGATGAAGCAATCTCAGCCCTAGACGTATCTATTCAGGCACAGGTTGTAAACCTAATGAAGAAGATGCAGAAAGAAACAGGTGCTGCTTACTTATTTATCGCTCATGACTTATCAATGGTTAAATACATCTCTGATAGAATTGGTGTATTACATTTAGGTCACTTAGTAGAAACAGGAACTGCAGATGAAATCTTTAGTAATCCTCTCCATCCATATACAAGATCATTATTATCTGCCATCCCTCATTCTAACCCAAGAGTAGAGAAGGTAAGAAAATCATTCTCTTATGATTATGAAACAAGCGGTCTTGATTATAATGCTGGTACTCAGCATCAGATTACTGAAACACACTTTGTATTAGGTACTGATGAAGATGTTGAACAGTTCAAGAAAGACGCAGCAAACTTCAAATTATAA
- a CDS encoding ABC transporter ATP-binding protein: MADRERILKIRDLNISFKIEGKKVNAIRGVNLDLYKGETIAIVGESGSGKSVTTKAIMGILAKNGSIESGSIDYTWHDPDTDEKHTVDITKMTEKEIQKEIRGRKIAMVFQDPMTSLDPTMTIGKQIMEPMMYHYGTSKEEAYKKAVELLEEVGITNAEKRMKNYPHQLSGGMRQRVVIAIALSCDPYVLICDEPTTALDVTIQAKILELIQDLQKKKGISVIYITHDLGVVAKVADFVNVMYAGKIVETGSIEDIFYRPLHPYTWGLLSAMPDLNTDDPELYTIPGSPPNVTKEIKGDAFAPRNKYALNIDKRIEPPMFKVEGSTTHKVASWLMHPNAPKVEMPEALRKRIDNMMKEGVPSNGQE; encoded by the coding sequence ATGGCTGACAGAGAAAGAATTTTAAAAATCAGAGACTTAAATATCTCCTTTAAGATTGAAGGTAAGAAAGTGAATGCCATCCGTGGTGTTAACTTAGACCTTTATAAGGGAGAAACAATTGCAATTGTAGGTGAATCTGGTTCAGGTAAATCAGTTACTACAAAAGCTATCATGGGTATCTTAGCTAAGAATGGTAGTATTGAAAGTGGTTCAATCGACTATACTTGGCATGATCCAGATACTGATGAAAAACATACAGTAGATATTACTAAGATGACAGAAAAGGAAATCCAGAAGGAAATCCGTGGTCGTAAGATTGCGATGGTCTTCCAGGATCCAATGACTTCTCTAGACCCAACAATGACAATTGGTAAACAGATCATGGAACCAATGATGTATCATTATGGAACATCTAAAGAAGAAGCATATAAAAAGGCTGTAGAACTTCTTGAAGAAGTAGGAATCACTAACGCAGAAAAACGTATGAAGAATTATCCTCATCAGTTATCTGGTGGTATGAGACAGCGTGTTGTTATCGCAATCGCTTTATCTTGTGATCCATATGTATTAATCTGTGACGAACCTACAACAGCCCTAGATGTAACTATCCAGGCTAAGATCCTTGAATTAATTCAGGACTTACAGAAGAAAAAAGGTATTTCAGTTATTTATATCACACATGACTTAGGTGTAGTTGCTAAGGTAGCTGACTTCGTAAACGTTATGTATGCAGGTAAGATTGTAGAAACAGGTTCTATTGAAGATATCTTCTACAGACCTTTACATCCATATACTTGGGGTCTTTTATCAGCAATGCCTGATTTAAATACTGATGATCCAGAATTATATACAATTCCTGGTTCACCACCAAACGTTACAAAAGAAATCAAAGGTGATGCATTCGCACCACGTAATAAATATGCATTAAATATCGATAAGAGAATTGAACCACCTATGTTCAAAGTAGAAGGTTCTACAACTCATAAGGTAGCCAGCTGGTTAATGCATCCAAATGCGCCAAAGGTAGAAATGCCTGAAGCATTAAGAAAGAGAATCGATAACATGATGAAAGAAGGTGTACCAAGTAATGGACAAGAATAG
- a CDS encoding ABC transporter permease — MDDKKYEFLPDDFEFIGDKQNINIDEVAPARPAWKDVIYRFTQNKGAIFGLACIIIIALLAIFVPMISHWKYDAIDTTIANVLPNGTHFFGTDKYGRDLFVRTWQGTRISLIIALVAVVIDIVVGMTYGLISGYFGGLVDSVLQRIQEIINSIPTLVVLTILLTVLKPSLYTVILALIFTEWIPMSRITRAQVLKIKEDEFILASRTLGASNIFILFKEILPNIFGQLIIMSMMTIPNAIFYEAYLAFVGLGLTVPQASLGTLINSGFEVFTVYPTQMTIPAIILAVLMLGFNLLGDGLRDALDPTMKEM, encoded by the coding sequence ATGGATGACAAGAAGTATGAATTTTTGCCAGATGATTTTGAGTTTATCGGTGATAAACAGAATATCAACATTGATGAAGTTGCTCCTGCAAGACCTGCTTGGAAAGACGTTATTTACCGTTTTACTCAGAACAAAGGTGCAATCTTTGGTTTAGCTTGTATTATTATCATTGCTTTACTTGCTATCTTTGTACCAATGATTTCTCATTGGAAATATGATGCAATTGATACAACTATTGCGAATGTTCTTCCAAATGGTACTCATTTCTTCGGTACTGATAAATATGGCCGTGACTTGTTCGTAAGAACATGGCAGGGTACTCGTATTTCATTAATTATCGCATTAGTTGCAGTAGTTATTGATATCGTTGTTGGTATGACTTATGGTTTAATTTCTGGTTACTTTGGCGGTTTAGTTGACTCTGTCCTTCAGAGAATTCAGGAAATCATCAACTCTATCCCAACACTAGTAGTATTAACTATTCTCTTAACAGTATTAAAGCCTTCTTTATATACCGTTATTCTTGCATTAATCTTCACTGAATGGATTCCTATGTCTCGTATCACAAGAGCACAGGTATTAAAAATCAAGGAAGATGAATTCATTCTTGCTTCTAGAACATTAGGTGCAAGCAATATCTTTATCTTATTCAAGGAAATCTTACCAAACATCTTTGGTCAGTTAATCATCATGTCTATGATGACTATCCCAAATGCAATCTTCTATGAAGCATATCTAGCATTCGTTGGTTTAGGTTTAACTGTTCCTCAGGCTTCACTTGGTACTTTGATCAACTCAGGTTTCGAAGTATTCACAGTATATCCAACTCAGATGACTATCCCAGCTATTATCCTTGCAGTATTAATGTTAGGATTCAACTTATTAGGTGATGGTTTAAGAGATGCACTTGATCCTACTATGAAGGAGATGTAA
- a CDS encoding ABC transporter permease yields the protein MDKSMIRYILKRLLISAITLFVILTVLFIMTRCMPGSPFNSEKLSPEQQKVIMAKYGLDKPVLVQYGTYLKNMLSGDFGVSYVLYKDQNVSELVFDAAKISFAYGIAACILGTLVGMLLGIVAALNKNTIWDTIATIISILGVSIPSFVFALLLVILFSNDLRILPTMYDDMNPIFSSILPVIALSMSVIANVARFTRTEMISVLNSEYMTLAMAKGLDRKTLIFKHALRNALIPVITILGPILVNLMTGTMVVEQICSVPGLGKLLINSIRANDYNIIVACSFLYAFMYIVMMLVIDVSYGIIDPRIRLGKGDN from the coding sequence ATGGATAAATCCATGATTAGGTATATCTTAAAGAGATTGCTTATTTCAGCAATTACTCTATTTGTTATACTAACAGTTCTGTTCATTATGACTCGTTGTATGCCAGGTTCTCCATTCAACTCAGAAAAGTTGAGTCCAGAACAGCAGAAAGTCATTATGGCAAAATATGGTCTTGATAAGCCAGTTCTTGTACAGTATGGTACATACTTAAAGAATATGTTATCAGGCGACTTCGGTGTTTCTTACGTTTTATACAAAGATCAGAATGTTTCTGAATTAGTATTTGACGCAGCTAAGATCTCATTTGCTTATGGTATTGCTGCATGTATCTTAGGTACATTAGTAGGTATGTTACTTGGTATCGTTGCTGCATTAAACAAGAACACTATTTGGGATACAATCGCAACTATTATTTCTATCTTAGGTGTATCTATCCCATCATTCGTATTCGCATTATTACTTGTTATCTTGTTCAGTAATGATCTTCGCATCTTACCAACAATGTATGATGATATGAATCCAATCTTCTCATCTATATTGCCAGTTATCGCTTTATCTATGAGCGTTATTGCCAATGTAGCACGTTTCACTCGTACAGAAATGATTTCTGTATTAAATAGTGAATATATGACTCTTGCAATGGCTAAAGGTTTAGATCGTAAGACATTAATTTTTAAGCATGCATTACGTAATGCCTTAATTCCAGTAATCACTATCTTAGGTCCAATCCTAGTTAACTTGATGACCGGTACAATGGTAGTAGAACAGATCTGTTCTGTACCAGGTTTAGGTAAACTATTAATTAACAGTATTCGTGCCAATGACTACAACATCATCGTTGCATGTTCATTCTTATATGCATTCATGTATATCGTTATGATGTTAGTAATCGATGTATCTTATGGTATTATCGATCCACGTATCCGTTTAGGAAAGGGGGACAACTAA
- a CDS encoding peptide ABC transporter substrate-binding protein, translating into MKTVKVLVAASMAAALLAGCGSKTDTDTFRFASELDIQGMDSAVVDDGMSYNAIHAITDGLTALNDKGKTVPALAKNWDVSADGKTYTFHLKDAKWSNGDEVTANDFVYSWKKIIKNAGTYAYMLGDDGASVKNASQLIDLGPKATDEQMNTLGVKAADDKTLVVELNNKVPYFTDLMAFPCYYPQNEKFVEKCGKNYGTKPEYTLSNGAYKMTKWIKGNKATFTKNDKYYDAKAVKTKNLEMFLVQDPKTAAQNFDNGKVDYATINSTLVDKYKGKDTFTTFNEGFLFYLNLNFQVKTLADKNVREALSYAINRKDLCENVLKDGSRAATGMVPSQLSKSPAGRDFRDDAGVLVGYDIKKAQEYLDAAKKELGTDTITVDLLYGTDESPMDTMAEYLQGSFTKLKGLKVNMVATVKKDRIYNREEHGTYEIACTRWGPDYADPTTYLNLFLTGNSNNFGKYSNAKVDSLMKQVQTESDVNKRWDLMTQLEKTALDDLAYIPVFEKGAAALKAKNVKGLVHSAVGVPYTFKYVTIK; encoded by the coding sequence ATGAAAACAGTAAAGGTTTTAGTTGCTGCAAGTATGGCAGCGGCATTACTTGCTGGATGTGGAAGCAAAACTGATACAGATACTTTCAGATTTGCAAGTGAATTAGATATCCAGGGTATGGATTCTGCAGTAGTTGATGATGGTATGTCATACAACGCAATCCACGCAATCACAGACGGCTTAACAGCATTAAATGACAAAGGCAAGACTGTTCCAGCATTAGCTAAGAACTGGGATGTAAGTGCTGATGGTAAGACTTACACTTTCCACTTAAAAGATGCTAAGTGGTCAAATGGTGATGAAGTCACTGCCAACGATTTCGTTTATTCTTGGAAGAAAATTATTAAGAATGCAGGTACATATGCTTACATGTTAGGTGATGATGGTGCATCAGTTAAGAATGCGAGTCAGTTGATTGACCTAGGCCCAAAGGCAACTGATGAACAGATGAACACTTTAGGTGTTAAAGCAGCTGATGATAAGACTTTAGTTGTTGAATTAAACAACAAGGTTCCATATTTCACAGACTTAATGGCTTTCCCATGCTACTATCCACAGAACGAAAAGTTCGTTGAAAAATGTGGTAAGAACTATGGTACTAAACCAGAATATACATTATCTAATGGTGCTTATAAGATGACTAAGTGGATCAAAGGGAACAAAGCAACATTCACTAAGAACGATAAGTACTATGATGCAAAAGCAGTTAAGACTAAGAACCTTGAAATGTTCCTAGTACAGGATCCTAAGACTGCTGCACAGAACTTTGACAATGGCAAAGTTGACTATGCAACAATTAACTCTACATTAGTAGATAAGTATAAAGGTAAAGATACTTTCACAACATTCAATGAAGGTTTCTTATTCTACTTAAACTTAAACTTCCAAGTTAAGACTCTTGCTGATAAGAACGTAAGAGAAGCATTATCTTATGCAATCAACAGAAAAGACTTATGTGAAAACGTCTTAAAGGATGGTTCTAGAGCTGCTACTGGTATGGTTCCATCACAGTTATCTAAGAGCCCAGCTGGTAGAGACTTCCGTGATGATGCAGGTGTTCTTGTAGGTTACGATATTAAGAAGGCTCAGGAATACTTAGATGCAGCTAAGAAAGAATTAGGTACTGATACAATCACAGTTGATTTATTATATGGTACTGATGAATCACCAATGGATACTATGGCTGAATACTTACAGGGTTCATTCACTAAGTTAAAAGGCTTAAAGGTAAACATGGTTGCAACTGTTAAGAAAGACAGAATCTACAACAGAGAAGAACATGGTACTTACGAGATTGCATGTACTCGTTGGGGTCCAGACTACGCTGATCCAACAACTTACTTAAACTTATTCTTGACTGGTAACTCAAATAACTTTGGTAAGTACAGCAATGCAAAGGTTGATTCATTAATGAAACAGGTTCAGACTGAATCAGACGTAAATAAACGTTGGGACTTAATGACTCAGTTAGAAAAGACTGCACTTGATGATTTAGCTTATATTCCAGTATTCGAAAAGGGTGCTGCAGCATTAAAGGCTAAGAATGTAAAAGGACTTGTTCATTCAGCAGTTGGTGTTCCTTATACATTCAAATACGTAACTATTAAATAA
- the trxA gene encoding thioredoxin, with protein MKIVDQNGFNEALNNKYVLVDFYADWCGPCKMVGPVLEELDAENDQLTVVKVNVDNELDLASKYGVQSIPNMIFFKEGKAVTQIIGFANKDAILDKINPFMD; from the coding sequence ATGAAAATTGTAGATCAGAACGGTTTTAATGAAGCATTAAACAATAAGTATGTATTAGTAGACTTCTATGCAGACTGGTGTGGCCCTTGTAAGATGGTTGGTCCAGTATTAGAAGAATTAGATGCTGAAAATGATCAGTTAACAGTTGTTAAAGTCAATGTAGACAATGAACTTGATTTAGCATCTAAATACGGTGTCCAGTCAATTCCAAACATGATTTTCTTTAAAGAAGGAAAGGCTGTTACACAGATCATTGGTTTCGCAAATAAGGATGCAATCCTTGATAAAATCAACCCATTTATGGACTAA
- a CDS encoding mechanosensitive ion channel family protein has translation MIEKYLETLYGMGEKALQALIIIVIGYIVYKIFDKLFTKFIEKSSQDEIVLNFFKTIIKTVFIVIIAIMALSQLGINTSSILAIFTAASAAFALAIKDSLASFFDGIIILLAKPFSKGDLIEVVGVTGRIQEISLLYTNLLTLDNKKIVIPNSQLAHSTLVNYSSEEMRRVDLNFDVIMDSDTELVKKVIMEEALSNPYCLHDIPPFVNMTEYKDSALTFTLRVWAATENYETLRCSLLENMNKRFNEEGIELAYTTYDIHLSK, from the coding sequence ATGATAGAAAAATACTTAGAAACACTTTATGGCATGGGAGAGAAAGCTCTTCAGGCCCTTATCATTATAGTTATTGGATATATTGTATATAAGATTTTTGATAAGTTATTTACAAAATTCATTGAGAAATCATCTCAGGATGAAATTGTCTTAAACTTCTTTAAGACAATCATCAAGACAGTCTTTATTGTGATTATTGCGATTATGGCTTTATCACAGCTTGGTATTAATACAAGTTCTATTCTTGCTATCTTCACTGCAGCTTCTGCTGCTTTTGCACTTGCTATTAAAGACTCACTCGCAAGCTTCTTTGATGGTATTATCATCTTACTAGCAAAACCTTTTTCAAAAGGAGACTTAATTGAAGTTGTAGGTGTCACAGGAAGAATCCAGGAAATCTCTTTACTCTATACAAACCTACTTACTTTAGATAATAAGAAGATCGTGATTCCTAATTCACAGTTAGCACACTCAACGTTAGTGAACTATTCAAGTGAAGAAATGCGTCGTGTAGATTTAAATTTCGACGTTATAATGGATAGTGATACAGAATTAGTTAAGAAGGTTATTATGGAAGAAGCTTTATCTAATCCTTATTGTCTCCATGATATTCCACCATTTGTGAATATGACAGAATATAAGGATAGTGCATTAACCTTTACACTTAGAGTATGGGCAGCTACAGAAAACTATGAAACACTTAGATGTAGTTTACTTGAAAATATGAATAAGCGTTTCAACGAAGAAGGCATAGAACTTGCCTATACGACCTATGATATTCATCTAAGCAAATAA
- a CDS encoding DegV family protein: MKIAIMTDSNSGITQKEAKELGIYCIPMPFTIDGKEFEEDINLTQEHFYEKLMGGAEVFTSQPTIGIIAKKWDEILKTHDAIIHIPMSSGLSGSCQTAMMMADEDQYKGKVFVVDSQRISATQKADVLDAIAMADKGYSAKEIYDYLMNNKLNATIYITVDTLEYLKKGGRLSPAAATLAGLLKIKPILTIQGEKLDKYGTSRTMKKARKMMIDQVKQDISDRGWGDDYEVACVYSYDKEAALDYLEQVKEAFPDKEVIFDRLSLSVACHIGPGSLAVAAYKKGSY, encoded by the coding sequence ATGAAAATTGCAATCATGACAGATAGTAACTCTGGCATTACACAAAAAGAAGCAAAAGAATTAGGTATCTATTGTATTCCGATGCCTTTCACTATAGATGGTAAAGAATTTGAGGAAGATATCAATTTAACACAAGAACATTTCTATGAAAAATTAATGGGCGGCGCAGAAGTATTTACTTCACAGCCTACAATTGGGATTATCGCAAAGAAGTGGGATGAAATATTAAAAACACATGACGCTATTATTCACATTCCTATGAGCAGCGGCTTATCTGGAAGTTGTCAGACAGCAATGATGATGGCAGATGAAGATCAGTATAAAGGGAAAGTATTTGTTGTGGATTCTCAAAGAATCTCAGCTACGCAAAAAGCTGATGTTCTAGATGCTATTGCTATGGCAGATAAGGGATATAGTGCCAAAGAGATTTATGATTATCTTATGAACAATAAGTTGAATGCCACTATCTATATTACTGTAGATACCCTTGAATATTTAAAGAAGGGTGGACGTTTATCACCTGCTGCTGCAACGCTTGCGGGTTTACTAAAGATTAAGCCTATTCTTACTATTCAGGGTGAAAAGTTAGATAAATATGGTACTTCACGTACTATGAAAAAAGCCCGTAAAATGATGATTGACCAGGTAAAGCAGGATATTAGTGATCGCGGCTGGGGTGATGATTATGAAGTAGCATGTGTTTATTCTTATGATAAAGAAGCTGCTTTAGATTATTTAGAACAAGTGAAAGAAGCATTTCCTGATAAAGAGGTCATCTTTGACCGTTTATCATTAAGTGTTGCTTGTCATATTGGTCCAGGTTCACTTGCAGTAGCTGCTTATAAGAAAGGTTCTTATTAA